The following are from one region of the Camarhynchus parvulus chromosome 3, STF_HiC, whole genome shotgun sequence genome:
- the NUP43 gene encoding nucleoporin Nup43 has translation MEDVSAKFVSQKISRTRWRPLPAAALQPPDLFATGSWDNEDNRISIWSAGDLGNAGLNGEYHGEPHLLCDIQHNGDVMDMQFLDQERIVVASSTGTVTIFRHHQNNQTLSADHRWAKAHYHVDQDTSSGGAACTGVVCNNPEIVTVGEDGRINLFRADQKDAVRTIDNADSSTLHAVTFLRTTEILTVNSIGQLKIWDLRQQRNEPSQIFSLAGDRVPLHCVDRHPNQQHIVATGGQDGMLSIWDIRQGTMPVSLLNAHEAEMWEVHFHPSDPDHLFTCSEDGSLWHWDTSTNVSEKPSFLHQGGRSTAYLSHSTMNQSVVSAWLSNDPTKDRMEITNLIPNQTLSVNSLDVLGPCLVYGTDAEAIYVNRQLFA, from the exons aTGGAGGACGTGAGCGCCAAGTTCGTGTCGCAGAAGATCAGCCGGACGCGCTGGCGGCCCCTGCCCGCCGCCGCGCTTCAGCCCCCCGACCTCTTCGCCACCGGCTCCTGGGACAACGAG GATAACAGGATCTCCATTTGGTCAGCTGGAGACCTTGGAAATGCCGGCCTCAATGGTGAATATCATGGAGAACCTCATTTGCTGTGTGACATCCAGCACAACGGTGATGTTATGGATATGCAG TTTTTGGATCAAGAAAGAATTGTGGTTGCCTCATCAACAGGAACTGTAACTATATTCCGTCATCATCAAAATAACCAG ACATTATCTGCTGACCACCGGTGGGCAAAAGCTCATTATCATGTGGACCAAGACACATCTAGTGGTGGAGCAGCCTGTACAGGAGTCGTCTGCAACAACCCAGAAATTGTCACTGTTGGAGAAGATGGTAGAATAAATCTcttcagggctgaccaaaaAGATGCAGTAAGAACTATAG ACAACGCAGACAGCAGTACGCTCCATGCAGTGACTTTCCTTCGCACAACTGAGATCTTGACTGTAAACTCAATTGGACAGTTAAAAATATGGGACCTCAGACAGCAAAGGAATGAGCcatctcaaatattttcttt ggCAGGTGACAGAGTTCCACTGCACTGTGTGGATAGGCATCCCAATCAGCAGCATATTGTGGCCACAGGGGGCCAGGATGGAATGCTGAGTATATGGGACATCAGGCAGGGTACTATGCCAGTGTCCCTGCTAAATGCTCATGAAGCAGAAA TGTGGGAAGTTCACTTCCATCCCTCTGACCCTGACCATTTATTCACGTGTTCTGAAGATGGATCTCTTTGGCACTGGGATACTTCCACAAACGTATCTGAAAAGCCATCTTTTCTTCATCAAG GAGGAAGAAGCACTGCCTATCTTTCCCACAGTACCATGAACCAGTCTGTAGTGAGTGCCTGGCTAAGCAATGATCCGACCAAAGACCGCATGGAAATCACCAACCTGATTCCAAACCAGACTTTGTCTGTGAATAGTTTAGACGTTCTAGGACCATGCCTGGTATATGGTACTGATGCAGAGGCTATTTATGTGAACAGACAACTTTTTGCATGA